The DNA segment AATTGTCCTTCGTCAGAAAAACAACTCGCACGCCTTGTCTGGAATTCAGCACAATGTCAGAATTTTGGACGTAGCCAAACATCTCCGACCATTGCTGGATCCCATCCTCCAGAGAGCGAACCACGATCCCGATGTGGTCAACAATCATCCCGCACTACTTTCATTCTTCTTCTGCATCCAGGCCTCATAGCCGATACCCTGCCAAGGCATGCCGCGATCGAAGCGTTTCATCCAAGGATACGGATTCCCTTTACCCAGAACCACGTAACGTCTCACATCCATCACAATTTTTGCTGGATTTCCAATTGCCAGGGAATAGTCGGGAACATTGCGGTTCAGGACTGCATCCGCACCAATCAGACAATTCTCGCCAACTTTGATACCCGGCAACAGGATGGCATGCACTCCGACCTGGCTGTAATTACCGATGTAACCGCCCCGCTCATCCGTGGAGGGCGGGCAAGGATCATTGGTCATCACCACATAGGGATACAGGAAAACAAAATCACCAATCACGCTATGTTGCGCAAGGTGAACATTACTGTGCAACCGGCAATAGTTGCCCATTTTTACGTCACCTTGAAGATCGGAGAGCGTGCCCACAGAACAGCCTTCCCCTATCGTTGTGCGTTCGCGGATTGTAACCCGGTGTCCAGATGAAAATCCTGCGCCGATGCGGCACGCAGCGTAAATAATGGAATGGCTGCGAATTATTGAATTCGCGCCAATGGTCGTTGGTGGATTTTGATATTCCTGGTTGGAGTAATAATCATTCAACGGCTCTCCCAATACCGTGTCATTACAAATAATGGAGTCATCCCCAATTTCCACTCCGTCATAAATCGTAGCGTTATCGCCGATTTTTACGTTTCGACCAATTTTTGCCCTACTGCTGACGAAAACATTACGGCCGTTAAATTTCATAAAATTAGAGCATCTCAGTTGGCATTCAGCGAGATTTGTAAAAGCCATCCGCTACTCCAGCACCTCTCTTACAACATTCAAGCTACCTCATTCCTGATGATAGCACTCTAGCCCGGCCAATCTGCACGCTGGAGTTTCAATAGGCTTCACCGCATAAGTAGGGAAAAGCTCCCACTTTGCAAGCAGATATTCGGATCGGGCTTAACCGAACACTTTGTGATTCACTTATGGCATGGGTAAGAGTTCCACTCGATAGAACCGTTGCGGCACGATTTCGAGAGGCGCCTCAGCAGAAGTTACGGAACCGAGTGCGCTGATGCGTCCACCCAAGTCCTGCCAGTTGGCAGCAGACAAGTCATCCGTGTATTGCAATTGATATTCCCGACCAGGAACTGATTCCCATGTGATGGTTACGAATGCTCCGTTACCATGAATCGCGGTGATCACTGGTGGAGGAGCGGTAACGGTCAATACGCCCGATAGAAAAACAAACGAGTAATTATTGTCACTACCGCCCGACACAGTTATCGGATATGATCCCGCCGGGCTGCTGGTTGTGGCGGCCGTCGTGGCAATGGGCAAGCTGTCCAAGACACCAACGTCTTCACCATTGACAAAGCCCGAATAGCTGATCGTCAACGCCGGATTCGCTTCTCCAAATCCACGGACCTGATCATCGGCCTTCACTGTCAATGGAGCTTTCCTCACCGTCAGTAGGCTCGCCGTCGCCGTCACGTTATAGTTCGGATTCGAGCCCAGCGTCACCGTGATCAGATACAGTCCAACCCCCGACCCTTCCGTCGCCGTCGTCGTCAGTGTGTAATCGAGCACCTCATTCCCCACCGCCCCCGTCACTACCGCGTCCAACACCGGGTTCGCCGTCCCGTAAACCTTGCTCTTCGCATTGGCCACCACCGTCAGTCCCTTCGCCGTGATGTCCGCGCTCAACCCCGGCGGCGTCAGCGTGTAGTTCCCCGCAGCCGCCCCCGTCAACGTGTAGCCCGTCGTCGTGATCGCAATCCCCGTCCCCACACTGGCGCTCGCAAACGTATACACCGGCGTGCCGCCCAACGTCACCACGTCCGGACTCACCACGCCGTTCAACGCCGCCGTCCCGCTCGCGCTCGCGCTCGCACTCCCGTCATACACCTTGTTCACCCCGCTCAAACCCACCACCGTCAAAGTCCGTGGCGTGATCTCCCCTCCCGCTACTGACATAAAGGTGTAGCTATAATTGTTGCCGCCATTCCCGTCGTTGACCAACCCCGATGGGATTAAGGTCCTTCCGGTCCCTACGTTCCGATTGTCGAAGGTCTGTGTAAACGTCGCCGTCTGTCCGTTGACCAGACTACCCGTAGTGATCGTCGGCGTTCCAGTCGAACCGGTTGTTCCGTCGTAAACCTTGCTGTCATTCACTGCAGTTACTGTCAGTGCCTGCTTTTCGATCGTCAGAGTGCCGGGGACGAAAACGACCAAGTACTTATCAGAAGTAAGGCCGGAAGCGGTGACCGCATATTCGCCAACCGGACTGGTAGAGGTTGCTGAAGTGGTCAACGTCAGAGCGCCATCCAACACACTCGGATCGTCACCGTCAATGAAGCCACTATAACTGGCGGTGAAACTTGGATTCGCTGCGCCGTAGGTCCGGTTGGCATTATTGGCAGTCACTGTCAACACCGGTCCCACCACGATGGTCATCTCATTGGTGGCGCTCAAGGATTGCTCATTTACCGCATCGGGATTGTAATCGGTAACCCGGACTTGAACCGGATAAGACGCTCCAGCTTGGTTGATGGTTGGGGTCCATTGAATCAACCCCTCCGAACTGACGGTCAATCCGGCCGGTCCGGAAACCAGGTCATAATTAAGCCCATTCGCTGGTTGATCGGAGTCTGTCGCCGTCACCAGGGTGCTCCACGGCATTAAAGCCACGATGTTCGTGGTTAAAGTTGTTTCAAATGTTGGCGCGCTGTTAACTTCTGAAACGACCACCGTAAAGCTGTTTGTGGCAAACAATGGCGACACCCCATTGTCCGTAACCACGGTGGTAAGGACATGAGTGCCGGGACCCTGGGCCTCGGTCGGAGTCCAGGTGATCACCCCATCGGCATCAATGGATGCACCTGCAGGCGGATCAAGCAAAGCGTAGGTGAGCCGCTTGGGCGCATTGGTAACGACTACCTCAAGAAGGTAGTAATCTGCATTGGGAAACCCGCCCGGCGACCCCCCGGTCCAAAGTGCGAGGCACGCATTTGTGAGTGTGCGATTCAAAGTCCCAATCGTTTCCCAGTTCGCATCATCAAAAGAATACAGCCCGGTAAAATCATCGGTGACGGGATCGCGATCCAAGCGCATGAAAAGATTGGTCACGGAACTTACACTCGCATGAGTCGCAAACGGATTGCCATTAAGCTCACTGACGATAGGAATAATTTCAGTTCCTCCATAGGTGTCGTTGTAAGCAAGACCAACATGCACCCAGTTGTCGTCATCCTGGTAGGCCGCCAAGTGAACTTGCTGGTAATTTTGGGTCGGCGCAAGCGACACATTTAGCTTCATGGAAACCCAATTGGACGACAAGGAGCGAAAGAGGCTGTTCCGCGTGTCATTTGCCGATTGCCATAAATCCCCCTCATCAACCGGAACCCGCAGTGAACCAGGATGGAGGGCCTGATCGTACGACACTACGGCGCCGACAACTTGTTCGGTATCCCGCGGCAAGCCATCGGGCGCCTTGGCGATAAAGCTCCACCCATCCGCCAGCAACGCTGCACGGCTGGCATAGGTAAAATTAATCAAATTTGTTGTAAGCGAACCGATATTTGCGGGATCTGATATTTCTGGATCGGTGGCGGTATTGGTTACAGTAAGCGTGGTCAACTCATTGATTACGCGATCGGCCTGCTCCGGCAAAACTAACGGACTCGTTAAAACCACTACCGTAAACTGATTGGTAGCGCTCAGACTGGTGGCATTTACCGCAGTAGGATTGACATCAGTAACTACTGTCGTGAATAGGTTGGTACTCGGCACCTGTCCAGCCGAGGGAGACCAAGTAATGATGCCAGCGGAATTGATGGAAGCATTCGCCGGTGCGGTTAGCAAGGCATAGCTGAGCGAATTGGCCGGAAGGTCAGCATCCGTGGCGGTATTAACGACTTGCACCAAAGCTTGACCAATCGAAATGCGATTTGCCAGGGAAGGTAGAATCGGAGTTTCATTCCATTCATCAACGGTTACCGTAAAACTGTTGGTGGCGCTGCGGGAGGGAAAACCGTTGTCAGTAACGATTACCTGAACCGTATAATTTAAGCCGCCGCAGGTCTCATCCGGAGTCCAGGTTAATATTCCGTCCGGGGTCATGTTCATTCCAGCAGGAACACCAGCCCCCAAACTAAAGGTCATGGCGTCGCCTTCGGGGTCCACCGCCGTATTGGTAATGGTGAGCAATTGCCCCTCCGCAATCACCACATCTGCATTGGCTGCAAGCACGGGCGGTAAATTAGTTGTGGAGGGTAAAGTCAGGACCACCTGCTGTGGGGTCGTCGTCATCACGGTGTCCCAATAGAGCATCGTGTTGTCTCCAACAGTCCGGGTCGTGTAATTCGTCGTACTGATTCCGTTCACGGTCAAATTTGAAATCACTCCGACCCCGCCCAGCGACACTGCTAGCGTCACGGTGTCGTTCGTACCGATTGCACTTTCGAAGCTCCGCATACGTGACGCTGCAATCGGTAGGCGATAGCAATCAAAGCGAATCTCCCCTACCGTCTCCTGGTAGTCCGAAATTACCGTCCGGTCTCGCTGATAGATATACTTTGTAACCGCACCGATCGAGGAAACCCAGATGTCCTTACCGACTGAATATGCCACCGCTCCATCGTCGTTGTCGTAACCGTGGAAGACCAAGTTGGCCCATTTACCCTGCGCAATTGCCGCATCCACCACGGTCTTTAAGTCAGCCGGGTTGTCCGGTGCGGCGGCGTTGTAATCATGCGGATCGTGTTCATGCGAATTGAAACTCTTCAACTCCATGAAATCAGACGGCGTCGGATCCTCCAATTGATTGATATTATAGCCTCGAATTGCAAGGAAGTATTCACCGGCCCGCCCTCGCATGTCTCCGTTGGCTATCCCACAAGGCCAAGCCAGGGTGATGATATCGGCGGCGGGTTGGATTGTTGTCGCCGCCAAGCCATTGATATTGGCCTCAAGCTCATAAAGCAGATTGGAACCTTCAAAAATCATGCAGAGGTGATCCACTAAGTGACACCCCAACTCCATTCCGTTCGTATAGTAGTCGTTATAGTATGATGGCGCAGTTGTATCATTCATTATATACGTGCCGCTGTAGCCATTGTCCCGCAACAGACCGTACATAGCGTTCCCTCCATCATCTACCGAGATGCTTAACGCACCACTCTTACCGTCCTGCCATGCAGGCAATGTCACCCGTGACTCTGGGTTAACCACGAAACTGACTTCCAAAGCTTGCGGATTGTTAGCCGCACCGGCAGCAACAAACTGAAGTGTCGCTTGATATACGCCCGCCGCCAATCCAGTTGCATTTACGGAAGCGTTGAGTTCCGTGGTGGTTAGTCCATTCGTGGCGGTCAGCGTCAACCAGGTTGGGAGATTGGTGACACTCCAGGCTAAACGCTGCGGACCGCGATGGTTAACGCGGAATTTCTGGTAATTGGTTGAAGTTTGTCCCGCTACCGTGCTAAAGACAAGTTCCGTCGGCTGCAACGCAAGCGAGGTCACCACATCTGTATCGGCGGTTATAATCTGCAACCGCCGCAAGTCAGCATTGGGAAAATCGCCGAAAGATCCCCCTACCCAAATGCCTAAACGCGGATTGAGCAATCCTTGCGTCACACTGTCCAAGGCCACCCAATTTGTCCCGTCCAGCGAATAAAAACTGCTGATATCGCCAAACTGCAAGTCTCGATCAAGACGCAGATGCAAATTCGTCGCCGTAACGGACAACGCAGCCAACGTCTGTGGCGCACCGTTGATCTCGCGGGTAAAACCCACATGTTGGTCCGCCGGGTAAC comes from the Verrucomicrobiia bacterium genome and includes:
- a CDS encoding N-acetyltransferase, whose protein sequence is MKFNGRNVFVSSRAKIGRNVKIGDNATIYDGVEIGDDSIICNDTVLGEPLNDYYSNQEYQNPPTTIGANSIIRSHSIIYAACRIGAGFSSGHRVTIRERTTIGEGCSVGTLSDLQGDVKMGNYCRLHSNVHLAQHSVIGDFVFLYPYVVMTNDPCPPSTDERGGYIGNYSQVGVHAILLPGIKVGENCLIGADAVLNRNVPDYSLAIGNPAKIVMDVRRYVVLGKGNPYPWMKRFDRGMPWQGIGYEAWMQKKNESSAG
- a CDS encoding YDG domain-containing protein, translating into MFIWRKESVFVKTKCPLHPLFWGYLIKSMLTVGCFTLGVLNAVCQTTNTINFTYANRATFLTAGWDFLARNPDGTTRNTEITSGTVPPDVSYDQLLHSGYLRVPADVGDLWASGNDTRNTIFRDLETNWMSVRLEINFAPTQPYQQANLMIYQDDDNYIEVGRGCGYPADQHVGFTREINGAPQTLAALSVTATNLHLRLDRDLQFGDISSFYSLDGTNWVALDSVTQGLLNPRLGIWVGGSFGDFPNADLRRLQIITADTDVVTSLALQPTELVFSTVAGQTSTNYQKFRVNHRGPQRLAWSVTNLPTWLTLTATNGLTTTELNASVNATGLAAGVYQATLQFVAAGAANNPQALEVSFVVNPESRVTLPAWQDGKSGALSISVDDGGNAMYGLLRDNGYSGTYIMNDTTAPSYYNDYYTNGMELGCHLVDHLCMIFEGSNLLYELEANINGLAATTIQPAADIITLAWPCGIANGDMRGRAGEYFLAIRGYNINQLEDPTPSDFMELKSFNSHEHDPHDYNAAAPDNPADLKTVVDAAIAQGKWANLVFHGYDNDDGAVAYSVGKDIWVSSIGAVTKYIYQRDRTVISDYQETVGEIRFDCYRLPIAASRMRSFESAIGTNDTVTLAVSLGGVGVISNLTVNGISTTNYTTRTVGDNTMLYWDTVMTTTPQQVVLTLPSTTNLPPVLAANADVVIAEGQLLTITNTAVDPEGDAMTFSLGAGVPAGMNMTPDGILTWTPDETCGGLNYTVQVIVTDNGFPSRSATNSFTVTVDEWNETPILPSLANRISIGQALVQVVNTATDADLPANSLSYALLTAPANASINSAGIITWSPSAGQVPSTNLFTTVVTDVNPTAVNATSLSATNQFTVVVLTSPLVLPEQADRVINELTTLTVTNTATDPEISDPANIGSLTTNLINFTYASRAALLADGWSFIAKAPDGLPRDTEQVVGAVVSYDQALHPGSLRVPVDEGDLWQSANDTRNSLFRSLSSNWVSMKLNVSLAPTQNYQQVHLAAYQDDDNWVHVGLAYNDTYGGTEIIPIVSELNGNPFATHASVSSVTNLFMRLDRDPVTDDFTGLYSFDDANWETIGTLNRTLTNACLALWTGGSPGGFPNADYYLLEVVVTNAPKRLTYALLDPPAGASIDADGVITWTPTEAQGPGTHVLTTVVTDNGVSPLFATNSFTVVVSEVNSAPTFETTLTTNIVALMPWSTLVTATDSDQPANGLNYDLVSGPAGLTVSSEGLIQWTPTINQAGASYPVQVRVTDYNPDAVNEQSLSATNEMTIVVGPVLTVTANNANRTYGAANPSFTASYSGFIDGDDPSVLDGALTLTTSATSTSPVGEYAVTASGLTSDKYLVVFVPGTLTIEKQALTVTAVNDSKVYDGTTGSTGTPTITTGSLVNGQTATFTQTFDNRNVGTGRTLIPSGLVNDGNGGNNYSYTFMSVAGGEITPRTLTVVGLSGVNKVYDGSASASASGTAALNGVVSPDVVTLGGTPVYTFASASVGTGIAITTTGYTLTGAAAGNYTLTPPGLSADITAKGLTVVANAKSKVYGTANPVLDAVVTGAVGNEVLDYTLTTTATEGSGVGLYLITVTLGSNPNYNVTATASLLTVRKAPLTVKADDQVRGFGEANPALTISYSGFVNGEDVGVLDSLPIATTAATTSSPAGSYPITVSGGSDNNYSFVFLSGVLTVTAPPPVITAIHGNGAFVTITWESVPGREYQLQYTDDLSAANWQDLGGRISALGSVTSAEAPLEIVPQRFYRVELLPMP